The window TTCTTCCACATGGTCTGCCATCCCTGGGAGCAGCAGGGCGCGTGCATGGATATCATCTGCGGCGGGGTGCTGAGCAAGTTTCCCGGGCTAAGGGTCGCCTTTCTGGAATCGGGCATGGGCTGGATCGGCTACTGGCTCGACCGCATGGACGGTCATTTTGAGAAAATGGGCCACTACGTACCGTGGCTGAAACAAAAACCGAGCGAGCACTTCAAGCAGCAGTGCTTTATCGCCCTCGACCCCGACGAACGCACCCTGCAGGGCATGGTCGCCATGGGCCTGGAAGACTGCGTGATCTGGGGCTCGGACTATCCGCACTTCGACTGCACCTTTCCGGGCGTGGTCGAGGAGGTCCGGGAAGCCTGTGCGCCGTTGTCGGAAGCAGCCCGGACCAAGATCATCGGCGAGAACGCCAGACGGCTGTACGACCTGTAAGCACGCCGGAGAGTGGTATGGATCTCAGCTATTCCAAACAGGACAAGGCCTTTCGCAAACAGGTCCGGGCGTGGATGAAAAAAAACGTCCCCAAAAAGGACAAATCGCTCAGCACGCTGGCGCCTGACGATCCACGCCGCATCGAGCGCGCAAAAGCCTGGCAGCGCAGCCTGCATCGGACCGGCTATGTGGCCAGGGGCTGGCCCAAGGAGTACGGCGGCCAGGGCGACAGCGATGTCATGCGTCAGACCATCGTCAACGAAGAACTCATCCTGGCCCGGGCGCCGGGCCTGATCGGCGCCTCTGGCCTGACCATGCTCGGCCCGACCCTGCTGCAGTGCGGTACCGAGCAGCAGAAACAGCGCTATCTGCCCACGGTGCTGACCGCCGAAGAGATCTGGTGTCAGGGCTATTCCGAACCCGGCTCGGGCTCGGATCTGGCCTCCCTGCGGACGCGGGCTGAACTGGTCGGCGACGAGTTCATCATCAACGGCCAGAAGGTCTGGACCTCGGGCGCCCAGTTTTCGGACTGGATGTTCTGTCTGGTCCGGACCGATCCGGACGCGCCCAAGCACCGCGGCATCTCCTACGTCCTGATCGACATGAAAACGCCCGGGATTACGGTCCGCCCCCTGGTCCAGATGACGGGCGACGCCGGCTTCAACGAGGTGTTTTTCGAGGACGTGCGCGTCCCCCGGGACAACCTGGTCGGCGACCTGCACCAGGGTTGGATGGTGGCCAATGCAACCCTGTTTCACGAGCGCAACATGCTGGGCTCGACCACCCGCACCCAGATGATGATGCACAACCTGCTGCGGCTGGCCCGCAGCCATCGGCGCTACGGTAAGCCTGCGGCCGAGGACCCGGTCATCCGCCAGAAGCTGGCCGAGCTGCTCGGTCGGGTCGAGGCTATGAAGTACCACTCGCTGCGCCAGCTGACCGATGTCATCAAAGGCCGCCGGGCCGGGCTCGGAGCCATGGTCAACAAGCTGGTCGGCACCGAGCTGAACCACGACATCTGCGCCCTGGCGCTCGAGATCATGAACTCCTACGCCCCGCTCAAGCGCGGGGCAGACCGGGTCATCGATAACGGCGTGTGGCAGTATGAGTTCATGTTTACCCTGGGTCTGATTATCGGCGGCGGCACCTCACAGATCCAGAAGAACATCATCAGCGAGCGAGGCTTGGGCATGCCCAAGTCGGGCTGAACCGCAGTCGAGAGAGCGCTATGGATTTTAGCCTGTCAGCTGAACAGGAGCTGCTGCAAAACACGGCCCGGGAATTTCTGAGCCAGGAGTGCCCGCCCGGCCTGGTCCGAGAGCTGTACGACGATCCCAAGGGGTTTTCGCCCGAACTCCACCGCAAGACGGCCGAACTGGGCTGGACTGGTCTGCTGATCCCCGAAGCCCACGGCGGCCTGGGACTCGGCATGCTGGATATGGCGGTTCTGCTCGAAGAGATCGGACGGGCGGTCGTGCCCGGCCCGTTTGTGTTCTCGTCGGTGCTGACCACGCTGGGCTTGGTCCAGGCCGGGAGTCCGGCCCAGCGGGAGACCTGGCTGCCGCGTCTGGCTGCGGGCCAGGCGATTGGCACGCTGGCCTTTCTTGAGGCGGACGACCGGCTCGACGCCCGGGGCGTACGGCTGAAGGCCAAAAAAACCAAACACGGCTATGTGCTGTCCGGGACCAAGATGTTTGTCCCGTTTGCGGAGGTCGCCGACGTGCTGCTGGTAGTAGCGCGGACCTCGGGCAAGGCCGAACAGGGGGTCAGCCTGTTCCTGGTCGAGCGTCAGGCTCCGGGCCTCAGCCTCACGCCGCTCGATATCGTTGACCAGACCCGACGGGTGTATCGGGCCGAGTTCCAGCAGGTTGCCGTACCCAAAACCGCCCTGGTCGGCAAAAAGGACAAGGGCTGGAAAATCGTGGCCAGGCTGCTTGACGCGGCGTGTGTAGCCCTGGCTGCCGACAGCCTGGGCGGGGCGCAGAAAGCCCTGGATCTGGCCGTCGAGTACACCAAAACCCGCACCCAGTTCAACCGCCCCATCGCCTCATTCCAGGCGCTCAAGCATATGGCGGCCGAGATGGCCAGCGACATCGAGCCCGCCCGGTCGCTGGTATGGTACGCCGCCTACGCCTTTGACGCCCTGCCGGCCGAGGCATCCCGGGCCGCAGCCCTGGCCAAGGCCCGGCTGTCGGATGTGTATGCCCGCACGACCAACCGGGCGGTCCAGATGCACGGCGGCATCGGCTTCACCTGGGAGCACGACATGCACTTCTGGTTCAAGCGCGCCAAGTGGAACGAGTTCGCCTTTGGGGATGCCACCTACCACCGCGAGCGGCTGGCCCAACTCGAAGGGTTTTAGGCGTAGATCAGGCTAGACTCTCGGGTGGGAAATCGCTAGTAAAGAGGAAAGGCGAACGAGGCCGGCCGCCACATCGGGAAGCGAGCCTCGCTCACCCTCAGCTCACATCATTCTCAGGGGAGGACAAGCATGGCGCTCCATATTGGTGAAGAAGCTCCGAATTTTACCGCCGACACAACGGAGGGCACAATCAACTTTCATGACTGGATTGGGGACAGCTGGGCGATCCTGTTCTCCCACCCCAAGGATTTCACCCCGGTGTGCACGACCGAACTGGGCTATATGGCCGGCCTCAAACCCGAGTTTGACAAGCGCAACTGCAAGGTCATCGGCCTCAGCACCGACCCGGTCAGCGATCATACCAGCTGGGTCAAAGACATCGCAGAAACCCAGGGGCATGCGGTCAACTATCCGCTGATCGGCGATGCCGACCTGGCCGTCTCCAAACTGTACGACATGATCCACCCCGAGGCCAGCGGCAGCGCCCCGCGCACCGCAGCCGACAACGCCACCATTCGTTCGGTCTTTGTGATCGGGCCGGACAAGAAGATCAAGCTGATGCTGACCTACCCGATGACCACCGGTCGCAACTTCGACGAGGTCTTGCGGGTGCTGGACTCCATGCAGCTGACCGCCCAGCACAAGGTCGCGACCCCGGTCAACTGGCGCCAGGGCGAAGACGTGATCATCGTGCCGGCGGTGTCTGACGCCGAGGCCAAGGAAAAATACCCCGAGGGCTGGAAAACCCTCAAACCCTACCTGCGCCTCGTCTCCCAGCCGCAATAAGCCCGACCGCCACGACCACACAGGTGAACACGGAGTCCTTCTGAAGAAGGTCATCCGCATTCGCCTTGGAGATGCATGAGCATCTCTTCTGGAAAAGGAGGGTATTCTCATTCAGCTTTACCCCGGCCAGACGAGCGCTCCGCCCAGCAGCCCGGCAATCCCCACCCAATAGCCGAGCCAGCGGGTCAGCTCGGCCCGGGGGGTGTGCCGACGCACGATCTGGACCTCGCCAACCCCGGCCGGCCCTGTCCCGGCCACGGCGCGGGTCATGGCTGCGGCACAGTCACGGGCAAAACGGTGCTGGAGCCACCGTCCCAGCGGATAGCCGAGACGAAACAACACGTGCCGTGGCCGGGAAAACGCCAGCAGGTCATACCACACCGAATCGTCGGCGTGGTGCCACTCGACGCTGAAGCGCTCCTCGCCGCGCGCCATATGAGCCTCAAGCGTGCCATAGGCAAAGCCACAGCGGTCGATCACTCCGGCGTCCTGCCACACGTAGACAACCCGGCAGGCGTTCAGAAACCACACCCCGGCCAGCCGAGCGATGACGGCGACCACCTGCCCTTCGGCTACAGACCGCTCAGCGGACGAAAAGGCTGATATCTGCTCGCTCGATTGGCCGCCGGCATTCACCGCTGGCTGCAGCCTGACCCAGCCGAGCCGGAACATCCGCCAGCCGTCCAGCGCCGCACAGGCGGCTCGAAAGGTCGCCCGACCGTATCCCAGCAAGACCCGATGATGATCGACCGCACAGCCCGGAGGCGGGCCAGTGCGCGACGCGCCGGTCTCGGCATAGCTGCAGGGACGACCGGCCTGGGCGGCCAGAAAGGCGGCCGTCCACGCCGCATCCGGCTGGCGAAACAACACCATGGGCTGACGGCTCAATCAAACTCGCTGTAATTCATCACCCGCCAGCCGTCCTGCCCCTTGCGCAGGCTGAGCAGCAATTCTTTCTGAAACTCTCCGCCCCCGGCCACCGTAATCCTGGCCTGATACTGGAAGGAGACGCTGGTGTCGCCGCGCGGCGTTTCTTTCACCAGGCTGTAATACACCCGCGGCAGCCGGGTATTGGCGTCAATCGCCTGGCCCTCGGTTAGGCGGATCTCGTCCTCGACACGTTTGAGCGCCAGACCTGTGCAGTAATCCTTAGCCGCCTGCAGGTCCATGCGCACATAGTGCGCGTCCAGAAAGCGTTCGGCCACGCCGCGCGGGCTGTTCGGGTCGGGCTGACAGGCGCTCAGGGCGACGATGAGCGCGGGCATGGACAAGCAGAGCAGCAAGCGGTTCATTCGACTGTCCTTCGCCTAGTTTTTCTTCTTGGCAAACAGCGCCTCGAGATGCGCCCGGGCGTCAGCCGCTTGGCTCGGCTCGGCCGCAGGCCGGGCGGCCGGATTGCCCAGCGAAAAATAGTCGCAGAAATTGGCCACGTCTTTGTCCCGAACCGGCTCGACGTTTGGTTCGCGGCAGGCATTTGAGACGTGGGGGTCGTAGAACACACAATTCAGACAGCAGCGCAGGTCTGCCTCACAGCCCGGACAGCTGTCCCGACGGCCGACCCGTTCAACAACATGAATTTCGACCCCGCACTGGTGACAGGTCGGCGACTGTGGCATGGCCCATCCTCCATTTCTCGACACCGCTCTTTATTCGGCACAGACTTATTGATACCATTGTCCTGTTCTTGTCCAGACTATGAAGACACCGACTATTGCCAGCCTGTTGGCCCGCTACGAGGTTTTCCTGCGGGTGGAGCAAAACCTTTCCACCCACACCCAGCGGAACTACCTGAGTGACGTGAGTCAATTTTTTGCCTTTGTGGAAAGGCCCACCCCACGGGCCAACCCGCGCCCGCTCGGTATCCAGCAGATTGATCACCACCTGATCCAGGCTTTTCTGTCGAGCCTGTACCGCGATCACACCAAGAGCTCAATCGGCCGCAAACTCTCGGCCCTGAAGAGCTTTTTCCGTTTTCTGGTCCGCGAGAGCGAGCTACAGCGCGACCCCAGCCTGCAGCTCGCGTCTCCCAAAAAAGACCATCCACTGCCGAGCTATCTACCGGTCGATGAGATGTTTCGTCTCTTGGACGCCCCGCCGCCCGACTCGGCCGCCGGCCTGCGGGCGCGCGCCATGCTCGAAGTCCTGTACTCGTGCGGCCTGCGGGTCAGCGAACTCGTCAGCCTCGACTGGGACGATGTCGATGACAACCTGGAGGTCATCCGGGTGCAGGGCAAGGGCAATACCGAACGGGTGGTGCCGATCGGGCGCCGTGCACTCGACAGCCTGACCCGCTACCGGGCTCAGATTCCAAGCCTGCTGACACCCAAGAAACGCGCCGCCAGCCCCCGGCCGCCCAGCTGTCCGGCCGTCTTTCTCAACCGTCGTGGCGGACGTCTGACCACCCGCAGCGTGGCCCGCAGCGTGGCGGACTACACCCGCACCTGTGGCATCAGCCTGAAAACCAGCCCCCACGCGCTGCGCCACAGCTTTGCTACCCATCTGCTTGAGGCCGGGGCCGACCTGCGCGCCATCCAGGAACTCCTCGGTCACGCCAGTCTATCCACGACCCAAAAATACACCCATGTGAACCTCGACCGCCTCATGGAAGTGTACGATAAGGCGCACCCGCGCGCCTAGCGCGGCGGTGCTCCAATGACGAACGAGGACAGAGGGAAGCCTATGGGGGGAAGACCGACCTTCTTGACCGCACTGTGTTTTCCGTCCTGCATTCTGCATTCTCCGTTCTCCATTCCGCAACAGGAGGTGGTCGGCTCATGAAGGGCTACAGCATGCACGGCACGACCATCGTGTCGGTCCGCCATCAGGGTCGGGTTGTCATGGCCGGGGATGGTCAGGTCAGTCTGGGTGACGCGGTCATGAAACACACGGCACGCAAGATTCGCCAACTGTCCCAGGGCAAAATCCTGGCCGGCTTTGCCGGCAGCACCGCCGACGCCCTGACCCTGTGCGACATGTTCGAAAAAAAACTCGAAGAGTACAATAACAACCTGCGCCGGGCTGCGGTCGAGCTGGCCCGTGACTGGCGTTCAGACCGGGTGCTGCGGCGGCTGGAAGCCCTGATGGCGGTCGTCGACCAGGATTCGTCGCTGCTGATCTCGGGTTTGGGCGACGTGCTCGAACCCGACGACGGCATTCTGGCTATCGGCTCGGGCGGCAACTACGCTCTGGCCGCAGCCCGGGCCTTACGCAAGCACACGGAGCTGGACGCCCGGACGATTGCCGAAGAAGCCATGCGTACGGCCGCAGAGATCTGCGTGTACACCAACGGCCACATCACGCTCGAGGAGCTGTCCTATGGCGAACGCCGCTAATGCTGTCCCCCCTGTCGATCCCGATCCCCAAGAAGCCGTGCTGCCGGTTATGACTCCACGCGAGATCGTGTCTGAACTCGACCGCTATATCATCGGTCAGGCCAAGGCCAAGCGGGCCATGGCCATTGCTCTCCGCAACCGTTGGCGTCGCCAGCAGGTTCCGCCGGAGCTGCGGGATGAGATCGCGCCCAAAAATATTCTGATGATCGGCCCGACCGGGGTCGGCAAGACCGAGATCGCCCGCCGCCTGGCCCGGCTGGCGCAGGCGCCGTTCG is drawn from Desulfurellaceae bacterium and contains these coding sequences:
- a CDS encoding acyl-CoA dehydrogenase family protein produces the protein MDLSYSKQDKAFRKQVRAWMKKNVPKKDKSLSTLAPDDPRRIERAKAWQRSLHRTGYVARGWPKEYGGQGDSDVMRQTIVNEELILARAPGLIGASGLTMLGPTLLQCGTEQQKQRYLPTVLTAEEIWCQGYSEPGSGSDLASLRTRAELVGDEFIINGQKVWTSGAQFSDWMFCLVRTDPDAPKHRGISYVLIDMKTPGITVRPLVQMTGDAGFNEVFFEDVRVPRDNLVGDLHQGWMVANATLFHERNMLGSTTRTQMMMHNLLRLARSHRRYGKPAAEDPVIRQKLAELLGRVEAMKYHSLRQLTDVIKGRRAGLGAMVNKLVGTELNHDICALALEIMNSYAPLKRGADRVIDNGVWQYEFMFTLGLIIGGGTSQIQKNIISERGLGMPKSG
- a CDS encoding acyl-CoA/acyl-ACP dehydrogenase produces the protein MDFSLSAEQELLQNTAREFLSQECPPGLVRELYDDPKGFSPELHRKTAELGWTGLLIPEAHGGLGLGMLDMAVLLEEIGRAVVPGPFVFSSVLTTLGLVQAGSPAQRETWLPRLAAGQAIGTLAFLEADDRLDARGVRLKAKKTKHGYVLSGTKMFVPFAEVADVLLVVARTSGKAEQGVSLFLVERQAPGLSLTPLDIVDQTRRVYRAEFQQVAVPKTALVGKKDKGWKIVARLLDAACVALAADSLGGAQKALDLAVEYTKTRTQFNRPIASFQALKHMAAEMASDIEPARSLVWYAAYAFDALPAEASRAAALAKARLSDVYARTTNRAVQMHGGIGFTWEHDMHFWFKRAKWNEFAFGDATYHRERLAQLEGF
- a CDS encoding peroxiredoxin codes for the protein MALHIGEEAPNFTADTTEGTINFHDWIGDSWAILFSHPKDFTPVCTTELGYMAGLKPEFDKRNCKVIGLSTDPVSDHTSWVKDIAETQGHAVNYPLIGDADLAVSKLYDMIHPEASGSAPRTAADNATIRSVFVIGPDKKIKLMLTYPMTTGRNFDEVLRVLDSMQLTAQHKVATPVNWRQGEDVIIVPAVSDAEAKEKYPEGWKTLKPYLRLVSQPQ
- a CDS encoding DUF1990 domain-containing protein, which encodes MVLFRQPDAAWTAAFLAAQAGRPCSYAETGASRTGPPPGCAVDHHRVLLGYGRATFRAACAALDGWRMFRLGWVRLQPAVNAGGQSSEQISAFSSAERSVAEGQVVAVIARLAGVWFLNACRVVYVWQDAGVIDRCGFAYGTLEAHMARGEERFSVEWHHADDSVWYDLLAFSRPRHVLFRLGYPLGRWLQHRFARDCAAAMTRAVAGTGPAGVGEVQIVRRHTPRAELTRWLGYWVGIAGLLGGALVWPG
- a CDS encoding tyrosine recombinase XerC; its protein translation is MKTPTIASLLARYEVFLRVEQNLSTHTQRNYLSDVSQFFAFVERPTPRANPRPLGIQQIDHHLIQAFLSSLYRDHTKSSIGRKLSALKSFFRFLVRESELQRDPSLQLASPKKDHPLPSYLPVDEMFRLLDAPPPDSAAGLRARAMLEVLYSCGLRVSELVSLDWDDVDDNLEVIRVQGKGNTERVVPIGRRALDSLTRYRAQIPSLLTPKKRAASPRPPSCPAVFLNRRGGRLTTRSVARSVADYTRTCGISLKTSPHALRHSFATHLLEAGADLRAIQELLGHASLSTTQKYTHVNLDRLMEVYDKAHPRA
- the hslV gene encoding ATP-dependent protease subunit HslV: MKGYSMHGTTIVSVRHQGRVVMAGDGQVSLGDAVMKHTARKIRQLSQGKILAGFAGSTADALTLCDMFEKKLEEYNNNLRRAAVELARDWRSDRVLRRLEALMAVVDQDSSLLISGLGDVLEPDDGILAIGSGGNYALAAARALRKHTELDARTIAEEAMRTAAEICVYTNGHITLEELSYGERR